The following proteins are encoded in a genomic region of Roseisolibacter agri:
- the cdd gene encoding cytidine deaminase: MTAPALAHPRLAELTARAREAMTRAYAPYSRFRVGAALLTRDGAVIAGCNVENAAYPSGICAERGAVVAAVEQGRRDFELLVIATEAEEPAPPCGMCRQVLVEFAPSLPIVSVVADGRAQAWTMAELLPRPFLPDSLAGG, from the coding sequence GTGACGGCGCCGGCGCTCGCGCACCCGCGGCTGGCCGAGCTGACCGCGCGCGCCCGAGAGGCGATGACGCGCGCGTACGCCCCGTACTCGCGCTTCCGCGTGGGCGCCGCGCTGCTGACGCGCGACGGCGCCGTGATCGCGGGGTGCAACGTCGAGAACGCGGCCTACCCGTCCGGCATCTGCGCGGAGCGTGGCGCGGTGGTCGCCGCGGTGGAGCAGGGGCGTCGCGACTTCGAGCTGCTCGTCATCGCGACCGAGGCGGAGGAGCCCGCGCCCCCGTGCGGCATGTGCCGCCAGGTGCTCGTCGAGTTCGCGCCGTCGCTGCCGATCGTGAGCGTCGTGGCCGACGGCCGCGCGCAGGCGTGGACGATGGCCGAGCTGCTCCCGCGCCCGTTCCTCCCCGACTCGCTCGCCGGCGGCTGA
- a CDS encoding ATP-binding response regulator has protein sequence MTAPTADEPLILVADDVAANVELLADQLQILGFRTVAASDGPSALAACFDHRPDLCLLDVSMPAGDLGVPDRQTGFEVCRRIKRDPRTARIPVIFVTALNDTADRVKAIEAGGDDFLTKPHNRLVLGARVRSLLKLKGATDALEDSLRKLRELEKVRDDLMNMIVHDLKSPLTSVLATLEMVIDGDFGGVTEQQKGALTDAQDKSQELLALIDDLLQIARIEQNAITLKPQPVAPGEFLAELLHDWHMRLEAAGARASVEVAPDAPGFVADRALLRRVFSNLLQNALVHGSGAVTLRLTARRDPDGVLMTVADDGPGIPPEYHELIFRKFETVKLQTAPRVRGSGLGLAFCKLAVDAHGGRIWVQSVEGQGSQFHILLPLEPVPPSRG, from the coding sequence ATGACCGCTCCCACCGCGGACGAGCCCCTCATCCTGGTCGCTGACGACGTCGCCGCGAACGTCGAGCTGCTGGCCGATCAGCTGCAGATCCTCGGCTTCCGGACCGTCGCGGCGTCCGACGGCCCGAGCGCGCTCGCGGCGTGCTTCGACCACCGCCCGGACCTCTGCCTGCTCGACGTGTCGATGCCGGCGGGCGATCTGGGCGTGCCCGACCGGCAGACGGGCTTCGAGGTGTGCCGGCGCATCAAGCGCGATCCGCGCACGGCGCGCATCCCGGTCATCTTCGTCACGGCGCTGAACGACACCGCCGACCGCGTGAAGGCGATCGAGGCCGGCGGCGACGACTTCCTCACCAAGCCGCACAACCGGCTGGTGCTCGGCGCGCGCGTGCGCAGCCTGCTCAAGCTCAAGGGCGCGACCGACGCGCTCGAGGACTCGCTGCGCAAGCTGCGCGAGCTGGAGAAGGTCCGCGACGATCTGATGAACATGATCGTGCACGACCTGAAGTCGCCGCTGACCTCCGTGCTCGCGACGCTGGAGATGGTGATCGACGGCGACTTCGGCGGCGTGACCGAGCAGCAGAAGGGCGCGCTCACCGACGCGCAGGACAAGTCGCAGGAGCTGCTGGCGCTGATCGACGACCTGCTGCAGATCGCGCGCATCGAGCAGAACGCGATCACGCTCAAGCCGCAGCCGGTGGCGCCGGGCGAGTTCCTCGCCGAGCTGCTGCACGACTGGCACATGCGGCTCGAGGCGGCGGGCGCGCGCGCGTCGGTGGAGGTGGCGCCCGACGCGCCGGGCTTCGTCGCCGACCGCGCGCTGCTGCGCCGCGTCTTCAGCAACCTGCTGCAGAACGCGCTGGTGCACGGCTCGGGCGCGGTGACGCTGCGGCTGACCGCGCGGCGCGATCCCGACGGCGTGCTGATGACGGTCGCCGACGACGGCCCGGGCATCCCGCCCGAGTACCACGAGCTGATCTTCCGCAAGTTCGAGACGGTGAAGCTGCAGACCGCGCCGCGCGTCCGCGGCTCGGGGCTCGGGCTCGCGTTCTGCAAGCTCGCGGTCGACGCGCACGGCGGCCGCATCTGGGTGCAGAGCGTCGAGGGGCAGGGCAGCCAGTTCCACATCCTCCTGCCGCTGGAGCCGGTGCCGCCGTCGCGCGGCTGA
- a CDS encoding MiaB/RimO family radical SAM methylthiotransferase, which translates to MNVHLRTFGCRANQYDSETVRAMLAAAGASVVDEAADADVAVFNSCAVTAEAEADLRKAVRRAARERPALRTVIMGCASALPRAATDPARLDALPGVEALVPGADMLALARALDLPPDAAAAVAAVQRGARALLRVQDGCDEHCTFCATTIARGANRSRPMATLLDEAERLAERHAELVLTGVHIGTYGRDAGTSLGALLEALVHRVPHARFRLSSVEATEVDARLAALLRDAAGHVCPYLHAPLQSGSDRLLRRMGRHWYTADAYAASVERLVDGRAVFGLGADVIAGFPGETEDDHAATLALVERLPFAALHVFPYSPRPGTAATRLPDPVAPAVAQRRAGELRALARAKGDAYAASRVGGAADVVVIGEGARRSGMTEDYLTVTLADASRPRGARAPARLALLDGRLTAVAVA; encoded by the coding sequence ATGAACGTCCACCTGCGCACCTTCGGGTGCCGCGCCAACCAGTACGACAGCGAGACGGTGCGCGCGATGCTCGCCGCGGCCGGCGCGTCGGTCGTGGACGAGGCGGCCGACGCGGACGTCGCGGTGTTCAACAGCTGCGCGGTGACCGCGGAGGCGGAGGCCGACCTGCGCAAGGCGGTCCGGCGCGCCGCGCGGGAGCGGCCGGCGCTCCGCACCGTGATCATGGGCTGCGCGTCGGCGCTGCCGCGCGCGGCCACCGATCCCGCGCGCCTGGACGCGCTGCCCGGTGTCGAGGCGCTGGTGCCGGGCGCCGACATGCTCGCGCTGGCGCGTGCGCTCGACCTGCCGCCGGACGCCGCAGCGGCCGTCGCGGCGGTGCAGAGGGGCGCCCGCGCGCTGCTGCGCGTGCAGGACGGCTGCGACGAGCACTGCACCTTCTGCGCGACGACCATCGCGCGCGGCGCGAACCGCTCGCGGCCCATGGCGACGCTGCTCGACGAGGCGGAGCGGCTGGCGGAGCGCCACGCGGAGCTCGTGCTCACGGGCGTCCACATCGGCACCTACGGCCGCGACGCGGGCACCTCGCTCGGCGCGCTGCTGGAGGCGCTCGTGCACAGAGTTCCGCACGCGCGCTTCCGCCTCTCGAGCGTCGAGGCGACCGAGGTGGACGCGCGACTCGCGGCGCTGCTGCGCGATGCAGCGGGCCACGTCTGCCCGTACCTGCACGCGCCGCTGCAGTCGGGGAGCGACCGCCTCCTGCGCCGGATGGGCCGGCACTGGTACACGGCCGACGCCTATGCCGCGTCCGTCGAGCGGCTGGTCGACGGCCGCGCGGTGTTCGGACTCGGCGCCGACGTGATCGCCGGCTTCCCGGGCGAGACCGAGGACGACCACGCGGCGACGCTGGCGCTGGTGGAGCGGCTGCCGTTCGCGGCGCTGCACGTCTTCCCGTACTCGCCGCGGCCCGGCACCGCGGCGACGCGACTGCCCGATCCCGTGGCGCCCGCGGTCGCGCAGCGGCGCGCCGGCGAGCTGCGCGCGCTGGCGCGCGCGAAGGGCGACGCGTACGCGGCATCGCGCGTCGGCGGCGCGGCCGACGTCGTCGTGATCGGCGAGGGCGCACGCCGGAGCGGGATGACGGAGGACTACCTGACCGTCACGCTGGCCGATGCGTCGCGGCCGCGCGGCGCACGCGCGCCGGCGCGCCTCGCGCTGCTGGACGGGCGGCTCACCGCGGTCGCCGTCGCTTAG
- a CDS encoding cysteine peptidase family C39 domain-containing protein, whose translation MRLKGPIAKLFSFSSRDHARPGQFISGPIPPGAPSHVHPYARFTVPFVHQGHVNLCGDACVEMLLAFKGRPYRAKLRKNPRGIVEGSNTDELSEWLAEAGVRVYSLPLPHDRRWTPQLLAAFLQKSGPIICQGSMHFVLLTGIHEGHVFIHDPWRGQNLTYTLDEFNRFLAWVPDCMLAASA comes from the coding sequence ATGCGCTTGAAAGGCCCCATCGCGAAGCTGTTCAGCTTCTCCTCGCGCGACCACGCGAGGCCTGGCCAGTTCATCTCGGGCCCGATCCCACCGGGCGCACCGAGCCACGTGCATCCGTACGCGCGCTTCACGGTGCCGTTCGTCCATCAGGGGCACGTGAACCTGTGCGGCGACGCGTGCGTCGAGATGCTGCTCGCGTTCAAGGGGCGCCCCTACCGCGCCAAGCTGCGCAAGAACCCGCGCGGCATCGTGGAGGGCTCGAACACGGACGAGCTGTCGGAGTGGCTGGCCGAGGCCGGGGTGCGGGTCTACTCGCTGCCGCTGCCGCACGACCGGCGCTGGACGCCGCAGCTGCTCGCGGCGTTCCTCCAGAAGTCCGGCCCCATCATCTGCCAGGGCTCGATGCACTTCGTGCTGCTCACGGGCATCCACGAGGGGCACGTCTTCATCCACGACCCGTGGCGCGGGCAGAACCTCACCTACACGCTCGACGAGTTCAACCGGTTCCTGGCCTGGGTGCCCGACTGCATGCTGGCGGCGTCGGCGTAG